The proteins below are encoded in one region of Bacillota bacterium LX-D:
- a CDS encoding inorganic phosphate transporter produces the protein MLNGDLALIVVVVILALAFDFINGFHDTANAIATSVSTRVLSPRAAIIMSASLNFLGAFISVKVAHTIGSGIVDPELISQNVVVAALLGAIIWNLLTWYFGLPSSSSHALIGGLLGAAIIYRNSLFVVSWSTLFWKVMLWLILSPVIGFIVGFIFMTILNWILRPLRPATVTNIFSKAQIISAALMALNHGGNDAQKSMGIITMALLSGGVIAQFEVPLWVKLSCALMMALGTSMGGWKIIKTMGMNMARLAPVNGFAAETGAAAVIFTATMLHAPVSTTHIISTSIMGVGAAKRLSSVKWIVAKNIVWAWVLTIPICACLSGILIAIFEML, from the coding sequence ATGCTTAATGGCGATTTGGCTTTAATCGTGGTGGTAGTTATCTTAGCCTTGGCTTTTGACTTCATTAATGGCTTTCATGACACCGCTAATGCTATTGCTACTTCCGTTTCGACGAGAGTTTTATCTCCTCGGGCAGCAATTATTATGTCTGCCAGCTTAAATTTTTTAGGTGCTTTTATTAGCGTTAAAGTTGCCCATACAATTGGCAGTGGAATTGTTGACCCTGAGCTAATTTCCCAAAATGTTGTAGTAGCAGCTTTACTAGGAGCAATTATTTGGAACTTGTTGACCTGGTATTTTGGTTTACCCAGCAGCTCATCCCACGCTTTAATTGGCGGCTTACTGGGCGCCGCTATTATTTATCGGAATTCTCTCTTCGTTGTAAGCTGGTCAACTCTTTTCTGGAAAGTTATGTTGTGGCTTATCCTATCTCCAGTTATTGGTTTTATAGTTGGTTTTATTTTTATGACAATTTTAAATTGGATTTTAAGACCTTTAAGACCTGCGACGGTTACCAATATTTTTTCTAAGGCCCAAATTATTTCTGCTGCTTTAATGGCTTTGAACCATGGAGGCAACGATGCTCAAAAATCTATGGGAATTATTACGATGGCCTTACTTAGCGGCGGCGTAATTGCCCAGTTCGAAGTGCCTTTATGGGTTAAGCTTTCCTGCGCTTTAATGATGGCTCTTGGAACTTCTATGGGTGGTTGGAAAATTATTAAAACCATGGGCATGAATATGGCTCGTTTAGCACCAGTTAATGGTTTTGCCGCTGAAACGGGTGCTGCAGCAGTTATCTTTACGGCAACTATGCTTCACGCACCTGTCAGCACTACCCACATTATTTCTACTTCAATTATGGGGGTAGGCGCGGCAAAAAGATTATCTTCTGTAAAATGGATAGTAGCTAAAAATATTGTTTGGGCTTGGGTTTTAACCATTCCCATTTGTGCCTGCTTATCCGGGATATTAATTGCAATTTTTGAAATGCTTTAA
- a CDS encoding spermidine/putrescine ABC transporter substrate-binding protein → MLLCFGFLLGGCSQKPKAELNVYNWGDYIDESILKDFEQKYNIKVNYDTFSTNEDMYIKIKSGSNNYDVAIPSDYMIEKMKKEDMLEKIDLANIPNFKNVDERFKHLAYDPHNEYSIPYMWGTVGILYNKTMVKEPVDSWKILWDKKYSKQILMLDSQRDSIGITLKMLGYSLNTRNVAELEKAKQALIEQKPLVLAYVGDDVKDKMISGEAALAVVWSGDAIYMNRENPDLHFVVPKEGSNLWFDGMVIPKGSKHKKEAELFINYMCDSEVAFKNADYIGYSTPIPAAKAKLDPELQKNKIAYPDDKDLAKCEIFKDLGTFIKDYDRVWTEFKAEIE, encoded by the coding sequence ATTTTACTCTGCTTTGGTTTTTTACTAGGAGGCTGTAGTCAAAAGCCAAAAGCTGAGTTAAATGTTTATAATTGGGGAGATTATATTGATGAGTCCATACTTAAAGATTTTGAGCAAAAATATAACATCAAAGTCAATTACGATACATTTTCTACTAATGAAGATATGTACATCAAAATCAAATCCGGCAGCAACAATTATGATGTAGCGATTCCATCCGACTACATGATTGAAAAGATGAAGAAAGAGGATATGCTGGAGAAAATTGATCTAGCTAACATTCCAAATTTTAAGAATGTGGACGAAAGATTTAAGCACTTAGCTTATGACCCTCATAACGAATATTCCATACCCTACATGTGGGGAACCGTAGGTATTCTCTACAATAAAACCATGGTCAAAGAACCTGTGGATAGCTGGAAAATACTATGGGATAAAAAATATAGCAAGCAAATCTTAATGTTAGACAGTCAGAGGGATTCCATTGGAATTACCTTAAAAATGCTGGGATACTCCTTAAATACTAGAAATGTGGCAGAACTGGAAAAGGCAAAACAAGCTTTAATTGAACAAAAACCCCTAGTTCTTGCTTACGTCGGAGATGATGTCAAAGATAAAATGATTTCCGGTGAGGCTGCTTTAGCAGTAGTTTGGTCTGGTGATGCCATTTACATGAACCGGGAAAACCCGGATTTGCATTTTGTAGTACCTAAAGAAGGAAGCAACTTATGGTTTGATGGGATGGTCATTCCTAAAGGCAGCAAACATAAAAAAGAAGCAGAACTATTTATCAATTACATGTGCGATTCTGAAGTAGCTTTTAAAAATGCAGATTATATTGGCTACTCAACTCCAATCCCTGCAGCTAAGGCAAAATTAGACCCTGAACTGCAGAAAAATAAAATTGCTTACCCAGATGACAAAGATTTAGCTAAATGTGAAATCTTTAAAGATCTAGGTACATTTATCAAAGATTACGACCGCGTCTGGACAGAATTTAAGGCTGAAATCGAGTAA
- a CDS encoding ABC transporter ATP-binding protein: MAPKSDNVIELVNITKEYDGSEALKNINLYIRRNEFLTLLGPSGCGKTTTLRIIGGFEHPTSGQVLFEGQDITNLQPYKRKLNTVFQKYALFPHLNIADNIAFGLKIKHLDKNTIREKVSQVLDIVNLSGYEKRSVESLSGGQQQRVAIARALVNEPEVLLLDEPLGALDLKLRKEMQLELKAMQQRLGITFIYVTHDQEEALTMSDTIVVMKDGEIQQIGTPVDIYNEPKNTFVADFIGESNIVSGKMLADYLVHFAGHEFECVDCGFQENEPVDVVIRPEDIRLNSEETAMLTGIVKSVIFKGVHYEMIVVGEGIEWTVHSTRMEPVNSQVGLRILPNDIHVMKKVSKK, encoded by the coding sequence ATGGCCCCTAAGTCGGATAATGTCATAGAATTAGTTAATATTACGAAAGAATATGACGGCAGCGAAGCCTTAAAAAATATTAACTTATACATACGCAGAAATGAATTTTTAACTTTGTTAGGTCCTAGCGGCTGTGGAAAAACCACTACCTTGCGGATTATTGGAGGTTTTGAGCATCCAACCTCTGGCCAAGTCTTATTCGAGGGACAGGATATTACAAACTTGCAGCCTTATAAGAGGAAGTTAAATACAGTTTTTCAAAAGTATGCTCTTTTCCCCCATTTAAACATTGCAGATAATATTGCTTTTGGTTTAAAAATTAAACATTTAGATAAAAACACAATTCGAGAAAAAGTTAGTCAAGTTCTGGACATTGTAAATTTAAGCGGATATGAGAAAAGATCTGTAGAATCTTTAAGCGGCGGGCAACAGCAAAGGGTGGCAATTGCCCGGGCCTTAGTTAATGAGCCTGAAGTGCTGCTTTTGGACGAACCCTTAGGTGCATTAGATCTAAAATTACGCAAAGAAATGCAGCTGGAGCTTAAAGCAATGCAGCAAAGGCTAGGCATTACATTTATTTATGTAACTCATGACCAAGAGGAAGCTTTAACTATGTCTGATACAATCGTGGTCATGAAAGATGGTGAAATACAACAAATAGGTACCCCTGTAGACATTTATAATGAACCTAAAAATACCTTTGTTGCAGATTTTATTGGTGAAAGCAATATTGTCAGTGGAAAAATGCTGGCTGATTATTTAGTTCATTTTGCCGGCCATGAATTTGAATGCGTAGACTGTGGTTTCCAAGAAAACGAACCGGTAGATGTTGTCATCCGTCCCGAAGATATTCGTCTTAACTCCGAAGAAACAGCTATGTTAACGGGAATTGTTAAATCTGTAATCTTCAAAGGAGTTCATTATGAAATGATTGTAGTCGGCGAAGGCATTGAGTGGACAGTGCATAGTACTCGGATGGAACCGGTCAACAGCCAAGTAGGGTTGCGCATTTTACCCAATGATATTCATGTAATGAAAAAGGTGTCCAAAAAATGA
- a CDS encoding ABC transporter permease, with protein MVKKLLQKFYVGLIFFFLYAPIVVLIVFSFNNSKSRGHWDGFTLKWYLELLQDRQILMALYYTLAVAILSSLIATFLGVIAAIGIHNLNKLQRKIFLNLTYLPVVNPDIVTGISLMILFIFFSQFTNLKLGFLTLLLAHITFNVPYVILSVLPKLKQLNSNLYEAALDLGAPPFYALRKVILPEILPGVITGAILAFTLSLDDFVVSFFTTGSGVSNLSIAIYSMARRGINPKINALSTLMFIVVLLLLLLVNYRTSKENSAKENLI; from the coding sequence ATGGTGAAAAAACTGTTGCAAAAGTTTTATGTGGGATTGATTTTCTTTTTTCTCTACGCTCCCATAGTTGTTTTAATCGTTTTCTCTTTTAATAATTCTAAGTCTCGAGGACATTGGGACGGCTTTACTTTAAAATGGTACTTGGAGCTTTTACAAGACAGGCAAATACTAATGGCTTTATATTATACCTTAGCTGTGGCAATTCTTTCCTCTTTGATAGCTACATTTTTGGGAGTCATTGCAGCTATTGGAATACATAACTTAAATAAGTTACAACGTAAAATTTTTTTAAATTTGACCTATTTGCCAGTAGTTAATCCAGACATTGTTACAGGTATTTCCCTGATGATTTTATTTATCTTTTTTAGTCAGTTTACCAACTTGAAATTAGGATTTCTGACTTTATTGCTGGCACATATTACATTTAATGTTCCTTATGTGATACTTTCCGTGTTGCCCAAATTAAAACAGCTTAATAGCAATCTCTACGAAGCAGCATTGGACCTGGGTGCTCCGCCTTTTTACGCTTTGCGCAAAGTTATCTTGCCTGAAATATTGCCAGGCGTAATTACTGGGGCGATTCTAGCATTTACCTTATCCTTAGATGACTTTGTTGTCAGCTTTTTCACCACAGGTTCCGGAGTATCTAATTTATCAATTGCAATCTACTCCATGGCACGCCGAGGCATTAATCCGAAAATTAATGCTTTGTCCACTTTAATGTTTATTGTTGTATTGCTGCTTCTGCTTCTAGTCAATTATCGTACATCCAAAGAAAACTCAGCAAAGGAGAATCTCATTTGA
- a CDS encoding ABC transporter permease — protein MKRNWLAYSYLGWMIVFTVVPLFLILYYSLTIQTGTGLRFTLEQYQRLYNPVYFKVLGLSIELALISTLICLLIGYPLAMILASKNLSKKNTLILLFVLPMWMNFLLRTYAWMTLLERNGLINTFIASLSLPKLHLMYNNTAVILGMVYNFLPFMVLPIYSVLTKIEPHIIEAAEDLGADNWIVFRRVLFPLSLPGVFSGITMVFLPAVTTFVISRLLGGGQFTLLGNLIEQQFLYVGDWNFGSAISIILMLLVLLGMSFTSRYEQEQKGGGLW, from the coding sequence ATGAAGAGAAACTGGCTCGCTTATTCCTATTTAGGGTGGATGATTGTATTTACAGTTGTCCCATTGTTTCTTATTCTTTATTATAGTTTAACAATTCAGACTGGCACTGGATTACGATTTACCTTAGAACAATACCAGCGTTTATATAATCCTGTTTATTTCAAAGTCTTAGGGCTTTCCATAGAACTAGCTTTGATTAGCACTTTGATCTGCCTACTCATTGGCTACCCATTAGCAATGATTTTAGCATCGAAAAATCTAAGTAAAAAAAATACTCTCATCCTTTTATTCGTTTTACCAATGTGGATGAATTTTTTATTGCGTACATATGCTTGGATGACACTTTTAGAGCGTAACGGTTTAATAAATACATTTATTGCTTCACTTAGTTTGCCAAAACTACACTTAATGTACAATAATACGGCTGTAATATTAGGCATGGTTTATAATTTCTTGCCATTTATGGTGCTACCCATTTATTCTGTTTTAACGAAAATTGAACCTCATATTATTGAAGCGGCAGAAGATCTAGGAGCAGACAATTGGATAGTCTTTCGCCGGGTGCTGTTCCCTTTAAGCTTACCTGGTGTTTTTTCGGGCATTACAATGGTTTTTTTACCGGCAGTAACTACTTTTGTTATTTCCAGGTTATTAGGCGGAGGACAATTTACTCTGTTAGGCAATTTAATTGAACAGCAATTTTTATATGTAGGAGATTGGAATTTTGGTTCAGCTATTTCCATTATCCTCATGCTGCTGGTACTTTTAGGAATGAGTTTTACCTCTAGGTATGAGCAGGAGCAGAAAGGGGGCGGTCTATGGTGA
- a CDS encoding transposase yields the protein MPRQPRVKSNSGYYHIMIRGNERQNIFRDEEDKFRFLNILCEKKQENRFNLHVYCLMDNHVHLMLSEGTEDVANVMKRVNVSYVYYFNKKYKRIGHLFQDRFKSEVVERDAYVLALARYIHQNPVKAGIVTYMEQYKWSSYLCYLDQNNDFDQLLEKETILSYFSKDKEKAKEQFKEYMNEKTQEEFLDIQEKQEEIDEGAAKELFKKMLQEKGIIWNDEIKKQLPDDLIREFKERTNLSIRRIAVISGLNKDRINKILKK from the coding sequence ATGCCTAGGCAACCAAGAGTGAAGAGTAATAGTGGGTACTACCATATCATGATTCGAGGAAACGAACGCCAGAATATATTTCGAGACGAAGAAGATAAATTTCGCTTTCTAAATATCCTATGTGAAAAAAAGCAAGAAAATCGGTTCAATCTTCATGTGTACTGTTTGATGGATAATCATGTCCATTTAATGCTGAGCGAAGGAACAGAAGACGTAGCCAACGTAATGAAAAGAGTTAACGTTAGCTATGTCTATTATTTTAATAAAAAATATAAAAGAATAGGACACCTTTTCCAAGATCGTTTCAAAAGTGAAGTAGTTGAAAGGGATGCCTATGTACTTGCCTTAGCAAGATATATCCATCAAAATCCGGTAAAGGCAGGAATCGTTACATATATGGAACAATATAAATGGAGCAGTTACCTCTGTTATTTAGATCAAAATAATGATTTTGATCAACTTTTGGAAAAGGAAACTATATTAAGTTACTTTTCTAAGGACAAAGAAAAAGCTAAAGAACAATTTAAAGAATATATGAATGAAAAAACGCAGGAAGAATTTCTTGATATACAAGAAAAGCAAGAAGAAATAGATGAAGGAGCGGCCAAGGAACTATTTAAGAAAATGTTACAGGAAAAGGGCATTATCTGGAATGATGAAATTAAGAAACAATTACCGGATGACCTTATAAGGGAATTTAAAGAAAGAACTAACCTGTCTATAAGAAGGATAGCAGTAATTTCGGGATTGAACAAAGATAGAATTAATAAAATTTTGAAAAAATGA
- a CDS encoding XRE family transcriptional regulator: MKIGGKIKDLRIQNGLTQEELANRSELSKGFISQVERDLTSPSIATLTDILECLGTNLKDFFNDIVEEKIIFSNEDIFIKENKELNYEIKWIVPNSQKNSMEPILITLEPGGSSEVDNPHDGEEFGYILSGSIRIHLGNKKYSAKKGESFYFKPTTIHYISNPGRRTANVLWISTPPSF, from the coding sequence ATGAAAATTGGTGGAAAAATTAAAGATTTACGAATTCAAAATGGACTAACTCAGGAAGAACTGGCTAACCGCAGCGAGTTGTCAAAAGGCTTTATTTCTCAAGTAGAACGGGATTTAACTTCCCCCTCAATCGCTACGCTGACTGATATTTTGGAGTGTTTAGGGACAAATTTAAAAGATTTTTTTAATGATATTGTCGAGGAAAAAATTATTTTCAGCAATGAAGACATTTTTATCAAAGAAAACAAAGAATTAAATTATGAAATTAAATGGATTGTACCTAATTCACAAAAAAACAGCATGGAACCCATTTTAATTACTTTAGAACCCGGGGGAAGTTCAGAAGTTGATAATCCCCATGACGGAGAAGAATTTGGTTATATTTTGTCCGGCAGTATTAGAATTCATTTAGGTAATAAAAAATACAGTGCTAAAAAAGGAGAAAGTTTTTATTTCAAACCTACAACTATTCATTATATCTCCAACCCAGGCAGAAGAACAGCTAATGTGCTTTGGATTTCTACTCCACCTAGCTTTTAA
- a CDS encoding exonuclease SbcCD subunit D gives MRILHTSDWHLGCTLENRSRLPEQEKFIAELVQIVKDEKIDLVLIAGDIFDTANPPAAAEELYYNAIDALSADGKRAVVIIAGNHDNPERLCAASPLAGRQGIILLGLPKEKPWEGVNNVQGKAVPIQSGQGWVELGLPGVKESVVIGLLPYPSEARLNEVLLGSLEDEEIVQQSYAERVSYLFQRLNAHFKPQTVNIAVSHLFVRGGITSDSERPIQLQLGGAMVVEPASLPSKAQYIALGHLHRPQNVHNAPVLARYSGSPIAYSFSESGYAKSVTIVDVKPGEKAAVQEIYLSSGYPLVKWQAKEGLAQVYNWINGKRDLDAWIDLEIHLSKPLSAKEIGDLRRMRERFIHIRPVFPQTQMETIEGRAHLPLDELFCSFFRRQNSGAEPDEALVKLFLELVGSADNNISSKEEESL, from the coding sequence ATGAGAATTTTACATACCTCAGACTGGCACTTAGGCTGTACTTTGGAAAATAGAAGCCGCTTACCTGAACAAGAAAAGTTTATTGCTGAATTGGTACAGATTGTTAAGGACGAAAAAATAGACCTAGTACTTATTGCCGGCGATATTTTTGACACGGCTAATCCCCCGGCAGCTGCTGAAGAATTATACTATAATGCCATAGATGCATTATCGGCTGATGGAAAAAGAGCAGTTGTTATTATTGCCGGTAATCATGATAACCCGGAAAGACTTTGCGCAGCTAGTCCTTTAGCTGGCCGCCAGGGAATTATTTTACTTGGCTTGCCCAAGGAGAAACCCTGGGAAGGAGTAAATAATGTGCAGGGGAAAGCAGTGCCTATCCAAAGTGGACAAGGCTGGGTGGAATTAGGTCTTCCAGGAGTGAAGGAAAGTGTTGTGATAGGCCTTTTGCCTTATCCTTCGGAAGCACGCTTAAATGAAGTTTTACTTGGCTCGTTGGAGGATGAGGAAATTGTACAGCAAAGTTATGCCGAAAGAGTTAGTTATTTGTTTCAGAGGTTAAATGCTCATTTTAAACCCCAGACTGTAAATATTGCAGTTAGCCATCTTTTTGTTAGAGGGGGAATTACATCAGATTCAGAACGGCCCATTCAACTGCAACTAGGAGGAGCAATGGTTGTAGAACCGGCTTCCCTGCCTTCGAAAGCTCAGTATATTGCTTTAGGCCATTTACATCGGCCCCAAAATGTGCACAATGCTCCTGTTCTGGCTCGCTATTCAGGTTCTCCTATTGCCTATAGTTTTTCCGAGTCTGGTTATGCCAAATCTGTTACTATAGTTGATGTAAAACCGGGAGAAAAAGCGGCAGTACAGGAAATATATTTATCTTCCGGTTACCCTTTAGTAAAATGGCAGGCCAAAGAAGGTTTAGCTCAAGTCTATAATTGGATCAATGGCAAAAGAGATCTTGATGCGTGGATTGATTTAGAAATACATTTAAGTAAACCTCTTAGCGCCAAAGAAATTGGAGATCTCCGCAGGATGCGGGAACGTTTTATTCATATTCGCCCTGTTTTTCCACAAACCCAAATGGAAACTATTGAAGGTAGAGCTCATCTGCCTTTAGATGAGCTGTTTTGTTCTTTCTTTCGCCGGCAAAACAGCGGCGCGGAACCCGATGAAGCATTGGTGAAGCTTTTCCTAGAACTGGTAGGCAGTGCAGATAACAACATTTCCTCAAAAGAGGAGGAATCCTTATGA
- a CDS encoding DUF47 family protein yields the protein MFNLSPKDDKFYDFFIAMANTTLKSAQLLKELVQNLNDCEDRFKKIKEIEHECDQLTHNLFGELNKTFITPIDREDIYAIAKQMDDIVDFIESTASRFAIFNLAKTTKEANIISDLILACAKEQIHLMEELKIMKKSKMLTKKIIEINRIEEEGDAVYRVAIKDLFSGEIPVLEVIKWKEIYENLESILDAFEDVANSVEGVVMKNA from the coding sequence ATGTTTAATTTATCTCCAAAAGATGACAAGTTTTATGATTTTTTTATTGCAATGGCTAATACTACTCTAAAATCAGCACAACTTTTAAAAGAGTTAGTACAAAATTTAAACGATTGTGAGGACCGCTTTAAAAAAATTAAAGAAATTGAACATGAGTGCGATCAGTTAACTCACAACTTATTTGGGGAATTGAATAAAACATTCATTACACCTATTGACCGTGAAGACATTTACGCTATTGCCAAGCAAATGGATGATATTGTAGATTTCATAGAATCTACTGCCAGCAGGTTTGCTATTTTTAATTTAGCAAAAACAACTAAGGAAGCTAATATTATTAGTGATTTAATTTTGGCCTGTGCCAAAGAGCAGATTCATTTAATGGAAGAATTAAAAATAATGAAAAAAAGCAAAATGCTAACTAAAAAAATTATTGAAATAAATCGAATTGAGGAAGAGGGGGATGCTGTTTATCGAGTCGCTATAAAAGATTTGTTCAGCGGCGAAATCCCTGTACTGGAAGTTATTAAATGGAAAGAAATTTATGAAAATCTAGAAAGTATTCTTGATGCTTTTGAAGACGTAGCCAATAGTGTTGAAGGGGTTGTTATGAAGAATGCTTAA